GCGCTCTGGAGTGGAACACTGACACCCTCAGCGCCACCTTCACCTTCAAGGCCACGGTGGAGGAAGAGGAGGTCAGCGACCTCGACAAGTACGCCAACGGCCTCAGCTACGGCTACCAGTACGTGACCACCGGCGAGAACAAGGAGGCCGGCTGGGCGGCCATCCGCCTGCCGGAGGACCCGGACGTGCCGCGCTACGCCGACAAGCTGGTGGTCAGCGTGACCCTGCCGGATGGCGCGCTCTACATGGCCCCGGCCAAGGACAGCACCCTGGACGACTACGTGACCGTCATTGACCCCGAGGGCAAGGCCGACGTTGACCTGGTGTCCGCCAGCCGTGACCAGCTCGAGGTGGCGCTCACCGGGATGGACAGCCCGCTCGACCTGGCGGTGGTGTTCAACTTCGACGTGGAGGATGGGTCCGCCCTGGAGATCGACGGCGACTTCAGCGGCGACCTCGAGGTCACCCTGGAGTACGTCGGCTTCGATGGTAACAAGACCGTGTTCAGCGACCGCGAAGACCTGCTCATCGCCCGGGTGACCGGCGCCGACGTGACGGTGTCCGCGGCGAGCGCCAAGACCGTGGCCGTGGGCAGCGAGCGCGAGGCGGCGGAGATTACCGTTGAAGAGGGTAGCGCCGGCACCCTTGAGGGCGCCACCGTCACCCTAGAGATCGTGAGCGACGGCGCCAGCTTCAACAGCGCCGACATCACCACCGTCCGCTACGAAGCGGTAGACGACTACGACCTCGACGAGGGCGACACCGTGCTGACCTTCGAGGTGGGCGACCAGACCATCGGCCTGCCGGGCAAGGTCAAGATCACCCCGTATCTGGACCTCACCCCGGACGCCGACGAGGAGATCGAGATCGCGGTCACCGTTGAGGACAGCAGCGGCGACGAGCTGGCCAGCGAAACCGTGACCGTGGCCAAGGTGTCCGAGGCCGTGTCCTTCGCCGTGACCGACGTTAAGAACACCGGCGGCAAAATCACCGCGGGCCACGACGGGGCGGTGCTGAAGGAGTCCGGCAAGGCGGCCCAGCTCACCATCGAACCGGTAGGCAGCAAGTACCTGCCGGACGCGCTGGTGTACGTGGAGATCACCGGCGCCAAGTTCGACCCGGACACCCCGTTCGAGGTTTCCAACGGCAAAGCCGTGAAGACCTACAAGGACAACAAAGCCGCCTACTTCGCCGTGGAGGCGGATGACAAGGACGACGAGGTTACGCTGAAGAACTTCAAGGTCTCCGCCGCCGGGGACGCCGCGGCCGGTGACATCGTTCTCAAGTTCAGCAGCAACGGAGGCGACTTCGATCCCGCCGAGGTAGTGATCGGCCAGGTGGTTAAGCCCTTCGAGGTAACCGCCTCCTCCGCTCCGGAGATGGCCTACCTGGGCCAGGGCCAGGCTGCGGGCGACATCGTGATCAAGGAGACCGGCAAGGGCTCCATCCTCGACGACTTCCGGCTGGTCCTGCCGGACGGCGTGGCCTTCGCCGCCAAGCCGGACGTTAAGGTTACCGCCGGCAACATCGACCTCAAGGCCTCCCTCAAAGACGGCGGCAAGGCCCTCCTGGTGGACGTCACCGATACCAGCAGCGTCGCCAGCACCATTACCATCAGCGGCATCAAGTACGACGTCAACCGCCTGGCGATTGACGGTGACGTGAAAGTGACTATCGTGGGCGACCCCGACACGGAAGAGGACAGCCCTCTGTGGGCGGACCAAGTCCTGGCCGCGGTGGTCAACGCCAAGGTGGTGAGCGCGGCGGCCGCCCGGACCGCCAGCTTCACCATCGGCAGCACCACCTATACGGTGAACGGCAAGGAGTACACCATGGACGTGGCCCCGTACATCAAGGAGGGCCGCACCTACGTCCCGGTCCGCTACGTGGCCACCGCCCTGGGCGTTTCTGAGGACAACATCTTCTATGCCAGCGGCCAGGTTTCGCTCCTTAAGGACGGCCGCGCGGTGCAGCTCACAATCGGCAGCAAGACCATGGTGGTCAACGGCGTAGCCGTCACCATGGACGTGGCGCCTGAGATCCAGGCCGGCCGCACCATGCTGCCCTTCCGCTGGATCGCCACCGCCCTGGGGGCCAGCGTGAGCTGGAACGAGGAAACCAAGACCGTGACCATGAAGGTGGAATAGGCCGCCAGCGCGGCGGGGTGGGCCCGGGCCTCTTCAAAAGGCCCGGGCCCGCGAGTCTTGAAGGGGGTCGGAAAGCGGTGACGATCTGGGTTGGAGCCGCGGTGGCCTTCGTCGCGGGGACCTTCTTCGGCCTGCTGCTGGCGGGGCTCCTCGCCGCCGCGCGGGCGGGGAATGGGCCGCCCGCTCCGGCCGGGGGCGTGGTCAGCGGTCCGGAGGACCTGGAGCGGCTCGGCCTGGCCGTTCTGGGTGTTATTCCTGACGTGGGCGGTGAAACGGTCGGCGGGCCGCCAGCGTCGCGGCAGCGCGGTTCGGCACGATATTCTCGGGGGGATGGTTAGCGGTGCGAACTCGGAGCCTCATGGGCAGGGTCATTGCCGCCATGCTGCTTGTAGCCGGGCTGGCCGGCGCCGGTTGGGCGCCCGCGGCCCGGGCCGAGGCAACGGCGGAAGCCGAAGGCCAGGCTTCTGCCGTGGAAAGCCTCAGCCTGCAGCGGGCGCTGGACCTGGCCCTGGCCGCCAGCCGCGAGGTGCGCCAGGCCGAGCGCGAGCTGGAGCAGGCCAGGATGAAGAGGGAGGAAACGTGGGATTACTACACCGAGGCGCTTCTGACCGCCTACGACCCCGCAACCGGGTCGTACGTGTCCGGGGCGCCCGACGTTACCGCGGCCATGTACCAGGCCGACTACGCCTGGAGACGGGCCGGGAAGCAGCTTGAGGCCCAAAGGGACACAGTGGTGCGGCAGGTGTACGAGAAATACTACGCCGTGCTCGAAGCCGCCTCGGCCCTGGAGCTGGCGAAGCTGGAGCTGGAGAACGCCGGTCTCAGCCTTAAGGTTGCCGAGGCCCGGCGGGCGGTAGGAATGGAAACCGAACTCTCCGTCGCCTCGGTGCGGTCGCAGAAAGCGCAGGCCGAAGCCGCGGTGCAGCAGGCCGGAGCCAAGCTGGAGCAGGCCTGGCAGGACCTGGCCCTGCTTCTGGGCAAGCCGGTTTCCTGGCGGGCCGAGCTTACCGACCGCCCGGCCTTCTCTCCCCTGGAGGTGGCGGACCCGGAGGCGGAGATCGCCCGCATCGTGGAGGCCAGTCCCTCGATCTGGCAGGCCGCCCAGGCGGTGGAGCTGGCGCGGAAGACCGTGGGCATGAGCAACTCCCGCGATTACGACCGCCTGTCCCTGGACAACGCCCGCGATACCCTGGCCGCGGCGAGGGAGGAGGTCACCCAGGGCCTCCGCAACGCCTACCGGGCGATCAGGGAACTGGAAGCTTCCTACGCCACCGCGCAGGCCGCCGCGGATAACGCCCGCGAGGCCCTGCGGGTGCGCGAGGTGATGTACCGGGTGGGCATGGCTACCCGGGCCGAGGTGGCCGCGGCGCGGGCCAGCCTGGCCAAGGCGGAAGACACCCTGCTTAACCTGGCCGTGCAGCACGTGCTGGCCAAGATGGCCTTTTTTGCCCCCTGGGCGGCGGGCGGGACTTCCGGCGCGTAGAACTAGGGAGGCCCGGGAGGTGGCGGGCGGGTGCAGGCTCGCGAGAAAAAAGGCGGCAACCGGCCCACCTGCGGTCAACGTAAGCGCTGGCCGTGCACTCGATAGACAAGCCATTGATGAAGGGGGAAAGAAAGCTTATAATGGCGGTTACCAGGGGATAAAACATACTTTCGACGGGACAGAGCCTCCTGGGGAGGTGAAGAGGGGTTGGCGATGCGCGAAGAACTGCTTCGAATTGCCGAACACCTGTCGGAGGCGGAGCTGGAGGCCCTGCTGGACTACGCAAGATTTCTTATGTCAGAGGTGGATGAAGAGCCCCTGAGCGAGCCCGAGCGCTTGGCCGTCGCCGAGGCAAAGGAAGAAAGGCGCAGAGGGGGTGGCGAACCCTGGGAGAAGGTGAAGCGCGAGCTTGCAACAGTTGAGCAGGCTGGATACCAAGGTTGACGACCTGCGCAGGGAAACCGATGCCAAGGCAAGCAAGCTAGAAACCAAGCTTACTGAGCTTTATAAGGAAACCGATACCAGAATAGGTAGGCTAGAAACTACAGTTGCCGAGTTTCATAAGGAAACCGAAGCCAGGATAGGCAAGCTAGAGACTAAGATCGAGAGCTTAGAAGCCAGGATGGAGAGCTTGGAACCCAGGATCGACAAGCTGGAGGCCAGGATCGATAGATTGGATGCCAAGATAGACGCCAGAGTAGACGGCCTGCAACAAGAGTTCCGGAATTGCACCCGCTGGATAGTCGGAACCATCGTGGCCGTAGCAGGGGTAGCCATAGCCTTAGCCTCCTGGCTGTTCTAGCGGATCATTGTCGAATTAAGCAAAAGCGTCGGCATAGGAAATGCTGTACCTGCCTTTCAAAGTTGCCGCCAGCCAAATCCGGCGGTTGCTTGCTAGTACCACCCGCCACGGAAAAACCTTGTTCTTTACGTCGGCCTGGAAAGACGCCCCTCCTTTCTTGTAAGACAAATGGAATTTGGGATCAAGAGGTGCGCCTCCGGTCGGACCCACCCTCCGAGTCGCGGTTTTCATTTCCTCGTAGAGCCATACCATCCGGTCCAGGAACCAAAGTTTCGCCAGATACACGAGCGCGCAACCAAGAAGAGTCGGCCAAACGTCCAGGGCTACCACCCCCCAGACGACGAAAACCATCCCCAGCGCATCCATACCGTTTAGCAGGTTTGGTACGGCCGGTGATGGGGCGGCACGGGGACCTGCTTGCGGTTGAGCCACAGCCGTTCGCCCAGAACGCTCTTAGAAGCCCAGTTGTCGCCCCCCACCACGCTCGGCTTCTTGTTTGGTCGATGCGCTAGTTCGGCCCGGGAAGATCTGGAACTCAGGCCCGTTGCCGGGCGTCTAGATTAAAAAGGGAAACCAATCGGCGCGGCCTGCCGGCATAGAAGGAGAGGAATGGCAAATGAGGGCAACGGCAGCCTATCGTCTGAGTACGCTTTGCGGGGTAACGGCGCTAGCCACGGGCCTCGTCTATCTCGTCAACTTACCCGCTTTGACCAGTGACGCCACAAACGCGACGGTACCATGGGGTTGGCTGGCGCTCCTCGGCGGAATGCTGGTCTTGGTCCTGGTGGTAAGTAGCCAAAAGGGCTGGGGAACCAGATGGGCGGCAGTGGGCCTACTCATAAGCCTTGGCTTTATGTTCCTCCTGCAACTGCCGCCCATTGGGCTCTGGTTTCTCTTCCATGGGCAGGTAATCAGCGACGGACCAGTGGGACCGGTGGGCCACTGGGCGTGGTCGTTGCCCCACATTGTTGTGGCTGCGGCCTCTGCCGCCGCCCTATACCTGTGGTGGCGCCCATACCGCCGCTGAGGGTAGGCCGGACCGTTGTGCCTCAGCCATCTTCATTAATCGTCCGAGCAGTAAGTGAGATACAGTGGACAGCCGATTGTTTCGCTCGCTGTGCTCAGGGACTGGCGGCGTACCAGTCTATGAGCTGAGGGAGGGTTGGGAAGATGGCGAGATCGAGTGCGCACCAAGTGACCTCAAAAGGGTGGATTTCGCCCGTTCCGACGCCGACTTCCAGCCGCTCTTCCCCGACCTGGAGGGGGACCGGGAGAAGATTAAGCACCTGCTGGAGCTTTACCGGCAGGCCCTGGCTAACCTGGGGCCAGAATCTACTGTCGCCGAGGACCTAGGAGAGAACCTGCCCGGTCTCTGGTTCCTGCCCCGGGTAAGCCTGACCCTTCGGGGCGGGCGCAGGATCACCCTGATTCTACGGACAAATGATCCGGACCGGTAACGGAGGCCGATTCGGGCCGGGAGTTCTTATGGTGCTGTGGTGGTTCGTGCCCGCGTTGATTGCCCTGGCGGCCGGTGGGGGGTTGCTCAGCCGTGCGCCGGGTTCCGTACCGGTCTTTTTCGGGCGCCTGCTGGCGGTGGCGGCCTGGGCGGGTGCGGCGCTGGCGGTGCTGTGGGCGCTGCCCCAGGTTTCCGGTTTGCTATGGGGGAGGAGCGGGTGGTATGTGTTGCGAATGATCGAAGCGGAGCCTACGGCCCACCTGTTTCTACTGGTTCTTGGGCTGCTTCTCGGCTGGGCCGGCGTACGGCTGTGGCGGGACGTGCGCCGGACCTCCCGGCGGCTCGTGTAAAGCGAACCCGCTTTCGTGACCACAAAAGGGCCGGTACGAGGTTCCGGGGCAGGGTAGCCGGAGGGTGCCCTTTACGGTTGTCGCCCCGGACGACACCTGGAGCAGGAGAAGAAACGGCGCCCCAACTCCAACTCTTCCGGGTGGTGACGCCGGACGGTTACGAACTGGAACGTACCGTCATGAAGCTTCCCGTCAGCTAGATACTGACTTAGCCAGGAGGTTCAAAATGGTGCGGCGCAAACGCTGGTGGTGCAGTTTTCTTCTGAGCGGTGTGCTCCTGCTGTTACTGCCGACCGTGGCCGGCGCGCGCCTGCTGGTGTCCTCTCCGGAGGAAACTCTGCAGTCGGCGGACCTCATTATCACCGGCACCGTGATGGCCAGGGAGTACGGTGAAGCCGAGCGCCGGGTAACCGTTGAGGTGGATGAGGTTCTAAAAGGGGACTTCCGGGCCGACGAACTCAGTCTCGCCAGGCAGAAAAATCCGGTCTGCGGGTGGGCGGGCTTCGACTTTCCCGCACCGGGGACGCAAGTATTCCTTCTTCTGTGCGGCGAGGCAGAGCAGGGCTACCGGCCGGCTCGGGACCTCAACTATGTGGCGGTGGTGGAGGGCGACCGCGTCACCGGCCTCTACCGGGGCTACAACGTGGGGATTAACGGCCGCCGGTGGAGCCGGGAGGCTTATGCCGCGGCTTACGACGCCTTCTACCAGGCCCACCGTTCTAAGGAAGTAGCCCAAGCGAGTGGCGACCGGTCCGGCCTGGCCGCCGGCGCCGGGACCGGGCAGGAGGGGCAACAGCCCGCAGAGGTAAGCTGGCTCAGCCGGGTGTGGCGCTGCCTACAGGGGCTGTGGGATAGGCTTCTGTGATTGCGGTTGCTTGCTGGTACCACCCGCCACGGGAAAACCTTGTCCTTTACAAGGAGGTCGGGAGGCCATGGGCAAAAGACGGCTGGTGATTCTGAGCGTTTTCTTGCTGGTTACAGTCGTTTCTGCGGCTGCTCTTGCGGCCGAGCCTGTCAAGCTGGTGGTCAATGGGAAGGAAATCCAGCCTGACGTTCCGCTTCAGATGACTGACAATCTCCTGGTGGCACCGGTGAGGCACATAGCGGAGGCTCTGGGTTGCGCAGTGAATTGGGATGAAGCGGCGCGCACAGTATCTATTCTTGCTCCCTCCCAATCCGTTTGGGAACGCCGGGCAAAGCTTCTGGAGGAAGCCTTAGCTCCCACCACACCCCAGGAAGCAGTGAATAGGTGGGCAGAAGGGGTAAGGACCCGCAACGGCGCGTTGCAGTATGCGGTCTTTTCTCCCGAGCTCAGAACGCAAACGTACGAAGAATTTGAGCGCTGCGGCTGGGTCACCGGTGTTTCCAGTCCCTGGGTGCGGAACTACGAGATAATCAAAGAAACCCAAGCCCCCGACGGCAGCCGGGTATACGTTGTAAAGTTCGACCTAATAGCCTCCACA
This genomic window from Clostridia bacterium contains:
- a CDS encoding TolC family protein, with the translated sequence MRTRSLMGRVIAAMLLVAGLAGAGWAPAARAEATAEAEGQASAVESLSLQRALDLALAASREVRQAERELEQARMKREETWDYYTEALLTAYDPATGSYVSGAPDVTAAMYQADYAWRRAGKQLEAQRDTVVRQVYEKYYAVLEAASALELAKLELENAGLSLKVAEARRAVGMETELSVASVRSQKAQAEAAVQQAGAKLEQAWQDLALLLGKPVSWRAELTDRPAFSPLEVADPEAEIARIVEASPSIWQAAQAVELARKTVGMSNSRDYDRLSLDNARDTLAAAREEVTQGLRNAYRAIRELEASYATAQAAADNAREALRVREVMYRVGMATRAEVAAARASLAKAEDTLLNLAVQHVLAKMAFFAPWAAGGTSGA
- a CDS encoding copper amine oxidase N-terminal domain-containing protein — encoded protein: MLRTRRKSISLLVALAFVLTLVLPVGAALAAASATLSPSSINESALDGAELTIRLSGDAFVQDGTLDKANFTPNNAPAGLSVAYALFIDAQTAKIGLVFSGEFDENIEDFSIKIAGAELQGGADLTTNDITLVAEAEEWITVTGVDIVEGKESEGKLVITLEGEGVTFAAGIAATEVTLSDAPTGVAVDTVTRVSDTRIEVKLKDATKDYDTDVRATVAVDHDKNTGTNSLTATYTFKATKEAIEVTGSTVEGKEDGAVLTVNLTASDTDVCYFKNDEDALLENVTMYGQPTGVSLDWVEYVDEDTIKLHLAGNATYDYDTDKKATIRVKTGALEWNTDTLSATFTFKATVEEEEVSDLDKYANGLSYGYQYVTTGENKEAGWAAIRLPEDPDVPRYADKLVVSVTLPDGALYMAPAKDSTLDDYVTVIDPEGKADVDLVSASRDQLEVALTGMDSPLDLAVVFNFDVEDGSALEIDGDFSGDLEVTLEYVGFDGNKTVFSDREDLLIARVTGADVTVSAASAKTVAVGSEREAAEITVEEGSAGTLEGATVTLEIVSDGASFNSADITTVRYEAVDDYDLDEGDTVLTFEVGDQTIGLPGKVKITPYLDLTPDADEEIEIAVTVEDSSGDELASETVTVAKVSEAVSFAVTDVKNTGGKITAGHDGAVLKESGKAAQLTIEPVGSKYLPDALVYVEITGAKFDPDTPFEVSNGKAVKTYKDNKAAYFAVEADDKDDEVTLKNFKVSAAGDAAAGDIVLKFSSNGGDFDPAEVVIGQVVKPFEVTASSAPEMAYLGQGQAAGDIVIKETGKGSILDDFRLVLPDGVAFAAKPDVKVTAGNIDLKASLKDGGKALLVDVTDTSSVASTITISGIKYDVNRLAIDGDVKVTIVGDPDTEEDSPLWADQVLAAVVNAKVVSAAAARTASFTIGSTTYTVNGKEYTMDVAPYIKEGRTYVPVRYVATALGVSEDNIFYASGQVSLLKDGRAVQLTIGSKTMVVNGVAVTMDVAPEIQAGRTMLPFRWIATALGASVSWNEETKTVTMKVE